One window of Cryobacterium arcticum genomic DNA carries:
- a CDS encoding sugar phosphate isomerase/epimerase family protein has product MIRIGMSTTCVYPLPLEDAFRLAHQSGFDGVEVMVTRDEATQDAATLRALSARYSLPIFSVHAPVLLLTHFVWGRDPRVKLERSAALAAEVGASTVVVHPPFRWQAGYAEDFLDIVRALGRQTGIEIAVENMFPWKIGGRGVKAYSPGWDTTRMDCDAVTLDFSHCALSGHDSLAMATALGDRLRHVHLCDGSGSLDEGRVFDEHLLPGQGSEPVAEVLRLLAAGDWTGQIVAEVNTRSARSERERLAMLADTLAFARTHTRTPA; this is encoded by the coding sequence GTGATTCGCATCGGCATGAGCACCACCTGTGTCTATCCGCTTCCCCTGGAGGATGCCTTCCGGCTTGCCCATCAGAGCGGTTTCGACGGCGTCGAGGTGATGGTCACGCGCGACGAGGCCACCCAGGATGCGGCGACGCTCCGGGCCCTCTCCGCCCGGTACTCGCTGCCCATCTTCTCCGTGCACGCCCCGGTGCTCTTACTCACCCACTTCGTCTGGGGCAGGGACCCCCGGGTGAAGCTGGAGCGGTCAGCGGCCCTCGCCGCCGAGGTGGGCGCGTCGACCGTCGTCGTGCATCCGCCGTTTCGCTGGCAGGCCGGCTATGCGGAGGATTTCCTCGACATCGTGCGGGCGCTCGGCCGGCAGACCGGTATCGAGATCGCCGTGGAGAACATGTTCCCGTGGAAGATCGGCGGCCGCGGAGTGAAGGCCTACTCCCCCGGCTGGGACACCACCCGGATGGACTGCGACGCGGTCACGCTGGACTTCTCACACTGCGCACTGAGCGGGCACGACAGCCTGGCCATGGCGACGGCCCTCGGGGACAGGCTGCGGCACGTGCACCTGTGCGACGGGTCGGGTTCCCTGGACGAGGGCCGGGTCTTCGACGAGCATCTGCTGCCCGGGCAGGGCTCGGAGCCCGTGGCCGAGGTGCTCCGGCTGCTCGCCGCGGGCGACTGGACCGGCCAGATCGTGGCCGAGGTGAACACCCGGTCCGCGCGCTCCGAGCGGGAGCGCCTGGCGATGCTCGCCGACACCCTGGCCTTCGCCCGAACCCACACCCGCACCCCCGCCTAA
- a CDS encoding YhgE/Pip family protein — MSTRLDRLFSRTPGQRRGAAGAGLAALIVVPLAVAGLFAGALNSADDRVDTLPALVVNNDEFVTTTLPDGSDQMVLAGRQLVTELTKPATEGSDSTGFAWVISNDADASKALADGSAYAVLTIPSDFSKSVTSLSGSTPTQADLAIRTDDAHSFLAGSVAQSVGGALTGAFGTEITKQYLGGLYTNLGTLGESLVAAADGSAQLATGVTGVASGLDTLAAGTQATADGTAAAADGAATFASGVDSYTTGVDALSSGLGTLSSGAAGLGSLSAGVTQYTEGVQSAASGVSQLGSVAAQIPAAALEPLDPQTKAAVQGVLGGLLQAQGGLDTLASSGDALSRQTSAALSGVQGGISQSAAGAAQLAAGSESVRGGASGLASGLGELSDGVAQLATGTAAAASGAHQLETGAGDLATGLATGAESASALTDLDPTQTAKVIAAPVTLDSARDNPLDSIGPIIGMLFVPVGLWIGALAIFLVMKPLSAIALASTATTGRLVWRSLGRGFAIAAAQALAVVLLLHSTLGVSWTLAPATFGFSVLLAFAFVAVNHFLTAALGRIGVVISLVLLSLQLVSVGGLYPLELVSEPFRLISPFLPLTWAVQGIQAIVSGGSGADVASAVFALLLFGIVAVLLSTAVVARRRGARSFALAAA, encoded by the coding sequence ATGAGCACCAGGCTCGACAGACTATTCAGCCGCACGCCCGGCCAACGCCGCGGCGCGGCAGGGGCCGGCCTGGCCGCACTCATCGTGGTGCCGTTGGCCGTCGCCGGACTGTTCGCCGGCGCCCTCAACAGCGCCGACGACCGGGTGGACACCCTGCCTGCCCTCGTGGTGAACAACGACGAGTTCGTCACGACCACGCTGCCGGACGGCAGCGACCAGATGGTGCTGGCCGGTCGCCAGCTGGTGACCGAGCTCACCAAGCCCGCCACGGAGGGCTCGGACTCCACCGGGTTCGCCTGGGTGATCTCCAACGACGCCGACGCCTCGAAGGCCCTCGCCGACGGCAGCGCGTACGCCGTGCTGACCATCCCGAGCGACTTCTCGAAGTCGGTCACGTCCCTGTCGGGGTCCACGCCCACCCAGGCCGACCTCGCCATCCGCACCGATGACGCGCACTCGTTCCTGGCCGGTTCGGTCGCGCAGTCCGTCGGTGGCGCCCTCACCGGGGCGTTCGGTACCGAGATCACCAAGCAGTACCTCGGCGGGTTGTACACCAATCTGGGCACGCTCGGCGAGTCCCTGGTGGCTGCCGCCGACGGGTCGGCTCAGCTGGCCACGGGCGTGACCGGCGTCGCATCCGGGCTCGACACCCTGGCGGCCGGCACCCAGGCCACCGCCGACGGCACCGCCGCGGCGGCCGACGGCGCTGCCACGTTCGCCTCGGGCGTCGATTCGTACACCACTGGAGTGGACGCGCTCAGCAGCGGGCTCGGCACCCTCAGCTCCGGGGCTGCGGGGCTCGGCTCTCTCAGCGCCGGGGTCACCCAGTACACCGAGGGCGTGCAGTCCGCCGCATCCGGGGTGTCCCAACTGGGGTCCGTCGCCGCGCAGATTCCCGCCGCCGCGCTCGAGCCGCTCGACCCGCAGACCAAGGCCGCCGTGCAGGGCGTGCTCGGCGGGCTCCTCCAGGCGCAGGGCGGCCTCGACACCCTGGCGTCCTCCGGCGACGCCCTGAGCCGGCAGACCAGCGCGGCGCTCTCCGGGGTGCAGGGCGGGATCAGCCAGAGCGCCGCAGGGGCGGCGCAACTCGCTGCGGGCTCCGAGAGCGTGCGCGGGGGAGCCTCAGGGCTCGCCTCCGGGCTCGGCGAACTCTCCGACGGCGTGGCCCAGCTGGCCACCGGAACCGCCGCGGCCGCGTCGGGCGCCCACCAGCTCGAGACCGGTGCCGGCGACCTCGCCACCGGGCTCGCCACCGGAGCCGAGAGCGCCTCGGCGCTCACCGACCTCGACCCCACCCAAACCGCGAAGGTCATCGCGGCGCCCGTCACCCTCGATTCGGCGCGGGACAACCCGCTCGACTCGATCGGCCCGATCATCGGGATGCTCTTCGTCCCGGTGGGCCTCTGGATCGGCGCCCTGGCGATCTTCCTGGTGATGAAGCCGCTGTCGGCCATCGCCCTGGCCTCGACCGCCACCACGGGGCGTCTGGTCTGGCGCAGCCTCGGCCGCGGCTTCGCGATCGCGGCCGCTCAGGCCCTGGCCGTGGTGTTGCTGCTGCACAGCACCCTCGGCGTGTCCTGGACGCTCGCCCCGGCGACGTTCGGGTTCTCGGTGCTGCTGGCGTTCGCGTTCGTCGCGGTGAATCACTTCCTCACGGCGGCGCTCGGCCGCATCGGTGTGGTGATCTCGCTGGTGCTGCTCAGCCTGCAGCTCGTGTCGGTCGGCGGGCTCTACCCGCTCGAACTGGTCTCGGAACCGTTCCGGCTGATCAGTCCGTTCCTCCCGCTCACCTGGGCCGTGCAGGGCATCCAGGCGATCGTGTCCGGGGGCAGCGGGGCGGATGTGGCGTCGGCGGTGTTCGCCCTGCTGCTCTTCGGGATCGTCGCCGTGTTGCTCTCCACGGCCGTCGTGGCCCGTCGCCGAGGCGCCCGCTCCTTCGCCCTCGCCGCCGCCTGA
- a CDS encoding MMPL family transporter, which translates to MATFLYRIGHFAYRRAWLVIGVWVIVLGGILGANAALGGTTQESFAIPGTESQEAIDKLAEVFPQAAGAAVQVVYQAPDGASVDDPAYQAAITEMGTEMADLTGVTSVVDPFSEYASGAISDDETTAITKVQLTGESSDVSDATIAAVVATAGTAEDAGLTVAFGGQVFQDNTFGITVTEIFGVLFAGVVLVITFGSLMSAGMPLLMALVGVGVAIGGIGAVSAFVSVSSTAPMLAMMLGLAVGIDYSLFILSRHRTQLANGVDPHESASTSVATAGSAVVFAGITVIIALLGLLVVGIPFLSVMGLGAAFAVLISIAVAITLLPAILGLAKGRLAPKPGSRAHRRATTPDTGRPTLGHRWVAIVLKAPVVAVLAVVGILGVMAIPALSLDLNLPDSASEPVESTQYQAYRMIEKGFGPGYNGPLIVVVDITQTTDIVADLDTISAELRDLPDVAFVSAGQPNATVDTAIIQVMPDSAPNSPKTKELVQSIRDIAPSINDDLGTPVTVTGATAVSIDISNRLTNALIPFALIVVGLSIVLLTMVFRSIFVPVKAALGFLLSVFASLGATVAIFQWGWLADLIGVSNPGPILSFLPILLMAVLFGLAMDYEVFLVSGMREEFVKTRNARRAVVHGFSHAARVVTAAALIMFFVFFAFVPEGSGAIKGIAFALAVGVFLDAFLVRMTLVPAAMALAGNAAWWLPRWLARVLPNVDIEGEGLRQHLDDSAWARAQNDDITADALYVGLPESRLGPIDLAVDAGSVLVLTGPDAARRVLAATLAGRLDPVAGRLQVRGAALPSDRAVAMRTVALAEVSDTRDNGLTVGELIAERLDLVQPLFRAANRPAQLRLWVDRLNVALGESERRPLTADTTVASLSALARAATLAAAALAERPGVLVVDLGDGLPADAGGRGPAAVFGALAPLGTTLILSVTALDLVDPALTQERGIQRFDLSTVDQDGTDTNSTDTNSSDTGKALQR; encoded by the coding sequence ATGGCAACGTTCCTCTACCGCATCGGTCATTTCGCCTACCGGCGTGCCTGGCTCGTCATCGGCGTCTGGGTGATCGTCCTCGGCGGCATCCTCGGAGCCAACGCCGCCCTCGGCGGGACGACACAGGAATCGTTCGCGATCCCGGGCACCGAATCGCAGGAGGCCATCGACAAGCTGGCCGAGGTGTTCCCGCAGGCCGCGGGCGCCGCGGTGCAGGTGGTCTACCAGGCGCCGGACGGAGCCTCGGTGGACGACCCCGCCTATCAGGCCGCGATCACCGAGATGGGCACAGAGATGGCCGACCTGACCGGGGTCACCAGCGTCGTCGACCCGTTCTCCGAATACGCCTCCGGAGCTATCTCCGACGACGAGACCACGGCTATCACCAAGGTGCAGCTGACGGGTGAATCGTCCGACGTCTCGGACGCCACCATCGCCGCCGTCGTCGCGACAGCCGGCACGGCCGAAGACGCCGGGCTCACCGTGGCTTTCGGCGGCCAGGTCTTCCAGGACAACACGTTCGGCATCACGGTCACCGAGATCTTCGGTGTGCTCTTCGCCGGCGTGGTCCTGGTGATCACCTTCGGCTCGCTCATGTCCGCCGGCATGCCGCTGCTGATGGCCCTGGTCGGCGTCGGCGTCGCGATCGGCGGCATCGGGGCCGTGTCGGCCTTCGTGTCGGTCTCGAGCACGGCGCCCATGCTGGCCATGATGCTCGGCCTGGCCGTCGGAATCGACTACTCGCTGTTCATCCTCTCCCGGCACCGAACCCAGCTGGCCAACGGCGTCGATCCCCACGAGTCGGCGTCCACGAGCGTGGCCACCGCCGGCAGCGCCGTGGTCTTCGCCGGGATCACCGTGATCATCGCCCTGCTCGGGCTGCTCGTGGTGGGCATCCCGTTCCTCAGCGTGATGGGCCTCGGAGCGGCCTTCGCCGTGCTCATCTCCATCGCCGTGGCGATCACCCTGCTGCCGGCCATCCTCGGCCTGGCCAAGGGACGCCTGGCCCCCAAACCCGGCAGCCGGGCGCACCGCCGTGCCACCACGCCCGACACCGGGCGTCCCACCCTGGGGCACCGCTGGGTCGCGATCGTGCTCAAGGCCCCCGTCGTGGCGGTCCTCGCCGTCGTCGGCATCCTGGGGGTCATGGCGATCCCCGCGCTCAGCCTCGACCTCAACCTGCCCGACAGCGCGTCGGAGCCTGTGGAGTCCACCCAGTACCAGGCGTACCGCATGATCGAGAAGGGCTTCGGCCCCGGCTACAACGGGCCCCTGATCGTGGTGGTCGACATCACCCAGACCACCGACATCGTGGCCGACCTCGACACGATTTCCGCCGAGCTGCGCGACCTGCCCGACGTGGCCTTCGTGAGCGCGGGCCAGCCCAACGCCACGGTCGACACCGCGATCATCCAGGTGATGCCCGACAGCGCCCCGAACTCCCCGAAGACCAAGGAACTCGTGCAGTCGATCCGCGACATCGCGCCCTCGATCAACGACGACCTCGGCACCCCGGTGACCGTCACGGGCGCCACCGCGGTCTCCATCGACATCTCCAACCGGCTCACCAACGCGCTCATCCCGTTCGCGCTCATCGTGGTCGGGCTCTCGATCGTGCTGCTCACCATGGTGTTCCGCTCGATCTTCGTACCGGTCAAGGCGGCGCTGGGCTTCCTGCTGTCCGTGTTCGCGTCGCTCGGCGCCACCGTCGCGATCTTCCAGTGGGGCTGGTTGGCCGACCTGATCGGGGTGTCCAACCCCGGTCCGATCCTCAGCTTCCTGCCGATCCTGCTCATGGCCGTGCTCTTCGGCCTGGCCATGGACTACGAGGTGTTCCTGGTGTCGGGCATGCGGGAGGAGTTCGTCAAGACGCGGAACGCCCGCCGCGCGGTCGTGCACGGCTTCTCGCACGCCGCCCGGGTGGTCACTGCGGCCGCCCTGATCATGTTCTTCGTCTTCTTCGCCTTCGTCCCCGAGGGCTCCGGCGCCATCAAGGGCATCGCCTTCGCCCTGGCCGTCGGCGTCTTCCTCGACGCCTTCCTGGTACGGATGACGCTGGTTCCGGCCGCCATGGCGCTGGCCGGCAACGCAGCCTGGTGGCTGCCGCGCTGGCTCGCCCGCGTGCTGCCCAACGTGGACATCGAGGGTGAGGGACTACGTCAACACCTCGACGACAGCGCCTGGGCCCGGGCCCAGAACGACGACATCACCGCGGACGCCCTCTACGTGGGCCTGCCCGAGTCCCGGCTCGGCCCCATCGACCTGGCCGTCGACGCCGGTTCGGTGCTCGTGCTGACCGGTCCGGATGCCGCCCGTCGGGTTCTGGCCGCCACCCTCGCCGGCCGCCTCGACCCGGTCGCCGGACGGCTCCAGGTACGTGGCGCGGCCCTGCCGTCCGACCGTGCGGTCGCGATGCGCACCGTTGCGCTGGCGGAGGTCTCGGACACCCGCGACAACGGCCTCACCGTGGGCGAACTCATCGCCGAACGACTCGACCTCGTGCAGCCGCTGTTCCGTGCGGCGAATCGGCCCGCGCAGCTGCGGCTATGGGTGGACCGGCTGAACGTCGCACTGGGGGAGTCCGAACGGCGCCCGCTCACGGCGGACACCACCGTGGCATCACTGTCCGCCCTCGCCCGCGCGGCCACGCTCGCCGCCGCCGCCCTCGCGGAACGCCCGGGCGTGCTCGTGGTCGATCTCGGCGACGGTCTGCCGGCCGACGCCGGCGGACGCGGACCGGCCGCCGTCTTCGGGGCGCTCGCCCCGCTGGGCACGACGCTCATCCTGAGCGTGACCGCCCTCGACCTGGTCGACCCGGCCCTCACCCAGGAGCGCGGCATCCAACGGTTCGACCTCAGCACCGTGGATCAGGACGGCACCGACACGAACAGCACCGACACGAACAGCTCCGACACCGGAAAGGCCCTGCAGCGATGA
- a CDS encoding TetR/AcrR family transcriptional regulator produces MITDTSARQTTSDELRLTALEQFASVGFAGASLQHIADVAGYSKSSVLYHFASKEALLEAVLTPAIDRLEEILERFLATEETETTRLRFVDDFIDFILEFRLELHTFINQAQSLTGIAVIDRAGVLIGRLSNAICDNNASTEDQIRFGIALGGAAYALVAGMNFGGTPLERSPSSPEEIRRALRVVIVELLAPVSVRSAPVQPSIQHESRK; encoded by the coding sequence GTGATCACAGACACCTCCGCGCGCCAGACGACGAGCGACGAATTACGCCTGACCGCACTCGAGCAGTTCGCCTCTGTCGGCTTCGCCGGCGCATCCCTGCAGCACATCGCGGATGTGGCGGGGTACTCCAAGTCCAGCGTGCTGTACCACTTCGCGTCCAAGGAAGCACTGCTCGAGGCCGTGCTCACGCCGGCCATCGACCGGCTGGAAGAGATCCTTGAACGTTTCCTCGCGACAGAGGAGACCGAGACCACCCGGCTGCGCTTCGTGGACGACTTCATCGACTTCATCCTCGAGTTCCGGCTGGAGCTGCACACCTTCATCAACCAGGCCCAGTCGCTCACCGGAATCGCCGTCATCGACCGCGCCGGCGTGCTGATCGGACGGCTGTCCAACGCCATCTGCGACAACAACGCAAGCACCGAGGACCAGATCCGCTTCGGTATCGCCCTAGGAGGCGCCGCCTACGCCCTTGTGGCCGGCATGAACTTCGGCGGCACCCCCCTGGAGCGCTCACCCTCCTCGCCCGAGGAGATCCGCCGGGCCCTGCGAGTCGTCATCGTCGAGCTCCTGGCGCCCGTCTCCGTGCGTTCCGCGCCGGTTCAGCCCTCCATTCAGCACGAGTCCCGGAAGTAG
- a CDS encoding SLC13 family permease — MRTGIVGAVLLCAGIIAVITGVLPWPATVELIDRVLPILVFVVAITVVAELAAAAGLFTFVAERLTRWARGRTWLLWLLVVALAVLSTVFLSLDTTAVLLTPVVVVMARHVGLSPLPFALTTVWLANTASLLLPVSNLTNLLAQGRIGELVGHPVSPVQFALLTGAPALAAILVTVGAIYLVCRRTLREPYEMTPGTRVKNPVLFGTSAVTVVALIPALVSGIPVWIPAVQAAVLLAVIFFVLDRKTLRPGLVPWPLVLLASGLFLVMAALHELGLGELLDAVAGAGDDPLSLVRLAGAGLLGANAIDNLPAYLALEPVATTPARMVALLIGVNAGPLITPWASLATLLWHQQLSGLGVSISWRRYMLLGLAVAPVTVVVATLVLAFTV, encoded by the coding sequence ATGCGTACGGGGATCGTCGGAGCGGTGCTGCTCTGTGCAGGGATCATAGCCGTGATCACCGGGGTCCTGCCGTGGCCCGCGACGGTGGAGCTGATCGACCGGGTACTGCCCATCCTGGTCTTCGTGGTGGCGATCACCGTCGTGGCCGAGCTGGCTGCGGCGGCCGGCCTGTTCACCTTCGTGGCCGAACGGCTCACCCGGTGGGCCCGTGGACGCACGTGGCTGCTGTGGCTGCTGGTGGTGGCCCTGGCCGTGCTCAGCACGGTTTTCCTCTCGCTGGACACGACGGCGGTGCTCCTCACGCCGGTCGTGGTCGTGATGGCCAGGCATGTGGGTCTGAGCCCGCTCCCGTTCGCCCTCACCACGGTGTGGCTGGCCAACACGGCCTCGCTGCTCCTGCCGGTGTCGAATCTCACCAACCTGCTCGCCCAGGGTCGCATCGGCGAGCTCGTCGGGCATCCGGTGAGCCCCGTGCAATTCGCGCTGCTGACCGGCGCGCCCGCCCTGGCTGCGATCCTCGTGACCGTGGGCGCGATCTACCTGGTCTGCCGGCGCACCCTCCGAGAGCCCTACGAGATGACGCCGGGCACCCGCGTGAAGAACCCCGTGCTGTTCGGTACCAGCGCCGTGACCGTGGTGGCCCTCATCCCGGCCCTGGTCTCCGGCATCCCGGTGTGGATCCCCGCCGTGCAGGCCGCGGTGCTCCTCGCGGTGATCTTCTTCGTCCTCGACCGCAAGACGCTGCGGCCGGGACTCGTACCGTGGCCCCTGGTGCTGCTGGCATCTGGCCTGTTCCTGGTGATGGCGGCCCTGCACGAACTCGGCCTGGGGGAGCTTCTCGATGCCGTGGCGGGCGCCGGGGACGATCCGCTGAGCCTGGTCCGCCTGGCCGGGGCCGGGCTGCTCGGCGCCAACGCGATCGACAACCTGCCGGCCTACCTGGCCCTCGAACCGGTGGCGACGACGCCCGCGCGCATGGTGGCGCTCCTGATCGGCGTGAACGCCGGACCGCTGATCACGCCGTGGGCGTCACTGGCCACCTTGCTCTGGCACCAGCAACTGAGCGGCCTGGGCGTGTCGATCTCCTGGCGGCGTTACATGCTGTTGGGCCTGGCGGTGGCGCCGGTCACGGTGGTCGTGGCCACCCTCGTACTCGCGTTCACGGTCTAG
- a CDS encoding glycoside hydrolase family 15 protein produces the protein MALHIEDYALISDCHSAALVGRDGSIDWLCLPRYDSASMFGALLGTEDHGRWLLAPADPAATSTRSYVGESFVLSTIWTTKTGSVEVTDFMPHGDSRADVVRTVRGISGSVEMLQDLRLRFGYATTVPWVRQLRREKTPGLIAIAGPDAVVVRGPALHAADHRHEARFTVHATEQHSVQLTWYPSHLDLPPALDVARSRRETLDWWAGWADSCTHEGPFRDAVVRSLLVLRALTHESTGGIVAAATTSLPEHAGGSRNWDYRYVWLRDASLTLEVLLSHGYESEAEAWRGWLLRAIAGDPNDLQIMYGLSGERYLPERELTSLPGHHGSSPVRVGNGAVCQFQSDAVGEVMMALHEARGAGVEETEFSWPLQVSLMTYLEANWRRPDQGIWEVRGPAREFTHSRVMVWAAFDRAVRGVTEYGLPGPVDRWRRIRDEVRHDIEERGYNTALGSFTQYFGSEEVDASLLLLPQVGFCAADDERMLGTVRAIETSLLREGLVLRYTTHPALDGLDPGEHPFLACSFWLVEQYAASGRVDDASTLMTRLVGLANDVGLLSEEYDVTTGHHAGNTPQALTHLALVRAADALVAAGGRNAEEAGRPL, from the coding sequence ATGGCGCTGCACATCGAGGACTATGCACTGATCAGCGACTGCCATTCGGCTGCCCTCGTGGGCCGCGACGGCAGCATCGACTGGCTGTGTCTGCCCCGCTACGACTCGGCCTCGATGTTCGGCGCACTTCTCGGCACGGAAGACCACGGCCGCTGGCTGCTCGCTCCCGCCGACCCCGCAGCCACCAGCACCCGCTCCTACGTGGGCGAGAGCTTCGTTCTCTCCACGATCTGGACCACCAAGACCGGCAGCGTCGAGGTGACCGACTTCATGCCGCACGGCGACAGTCGCGCCGACGTCGTGCGTACCGTGCGCGGAATCTCCGGAAGCGTCGAGATGCTCCAGGACCTGCGTTTGCGGTTCGGCTACGCCACCACGGTTCCCTGGGTGCGGCAGCTGCGGCGCGAGAAGACCCCCGGACTCATCGCCATCGCCGGGCCGGATGCCGTGGTGGTGCGTGGCCCGGCCCTGCACGCCGCCGATCACCGGCACGAGGCCCGGTTCACGGTGCACGCCACCGAGCAGCACAGCGTGCAGCTCACCTGGTATCCCTCACACCTCGACCTGCCGCCGGCTTTGGATGTGGCCCGGTCACGCCGCGAGACCCTGGACTGGTGGGCCGGGTGGGCCGACAGCTGCACCCACGAGGGACCGTTCCGGGACGCGGTGGTGCGGTCCCTGCTGGTGCTGCGCGCCCTCACCCACGAGAGCACCGGCGGCATCGTGGCCGCGGCCACCACCTCGCTGCCCGAACACGCGGGCGGCAGCCGCAACTGGGACTACCGCTACGTGTGGCTGCGTGACGCCTCCCTGACGCTCGAGGTGCTGCTCTCGCACGGGTATGAGAGCGAGGCCGAGGCCTGGCGGGGCTGGCTGCTGCGGGCCATCGCCGGCGACCCGAACGACCTGCAGATCATGTACGGCCTGTCCGGCGAACGCTACCTGCCCGAGCGTGAGCTGACCAGCTTGCCCGGCCACCACGGCTCATCTCCCGTGCGGGTGGGCAACGGCGCCGTCTGCCAGTTCCAGTCCGACGCCGTGGGCGAGGTCATGATGGCCCTGCACGAGGCCCGGGGCGCCGGCGTCGAGGAGACCGAGTTCTCCTGGCCGTTGCAGGTGTCGCTGATGACCTACCTCGAAGCCAATTGGCGCCGGCCCGACCAGGGCATCTGGGAGGTACGTGGACCCGCGCGGGAGTTCACCCACTCCCGGGTGATGGTCTGGGCCGCGTTCGACCGGGCCGTGCGCGGGGTGACCGAATACGGGCTGCCCGGACCCGTGGACCGCTGGCGCCGCATCCGCGACGAGGTGCGCCACGACATCGAGGAGCGCGGCTACAACACGGCCCTGGGCTCCTTCACGCAGTACTTCGGCAGCGAAGAGGTCGATGCGTCCCTCCTCCTGCTCCCCCAGGTGGGATTCTGCGCCGCCGACGACGAACGGATGCTCGGCACCGTGCGCGCCATCGAGACGAGCCTGCTGCGTGAGGGCCTTGTGCTCCGGTACACCACGCATCCGGCGCTGGACGGGCTCGACCCCGGCGAGCATCCGTTCCTGGCCTGCTCGTTCTGGTTGGTCGAGCAGTACGCGGCGTCCGGCCGGGTCGACGACGCCAGCACCCTGATGACCAGGCTGGTGGGCCTGGCCAACGACGTGGGGCTGCTCTCGGAGGAGTACGACGTGACAACGGGGCACCACGCGGGCAACACACCCCAGGCGCTCACCCACCTGGCGCTGGTGCGCGCGGCCGACGCTCTGGTCGCCGCCGGCGGGCGGAACGCCGAGGAGGCCGGCCGACCGCTCTGA
- a CDS encoding GlsB/YeaQ/YmgE family stress response membrane protein encodes MGFFGFLLLGLLAGAIAKLILPGAQGGGWFVTLLLGVVGALLGGWLAGLIFGVDMGGFFDLRTWVIAILGSIIVLLIYGLATRNRNTST; translated from the coding sequence ATGGGTTTCTTCGGTTTTCTCCTCCTGGGCCTGCTGGCCGGCGCTATCGCCAAACTCATCCTGCCCGGCGCCCAGGGCGGCGGCTGGTTCGTGACCCTGTTGCTCGGTGTGGTCGGCGCTCTTCTGGGCGGCTGGCTCGCCGGGTTGATCTTCGGCGTGGACATGGGCGGGTTCTTCGATTTGCGCACCTGGGTCATCGCGATCCTCGGATCGATCATCGTGCTGCTCATCTACGGCCTGGCCACCCGTAACCGGAATACGTCGACCTGA
- a CDS encoding biotin transporter BioY translates to MTARLSVRDLAQIAIFAALIAALGFPGAIALGASTVPITFQTLGVMLAGAILGARKGFLAVLLLLALAAAGLPLLSGGRGGLVWFTTSPSAGYLYGWLLGVVVIGLLTSLLLPRYPFWPALGATVLGGIVAVYLIGVPVTAINLGLPLWAALVDAAKFLPGDLVKVVVTVLVAKQVHRAYPGLIPLRRKSVSTEPVDGSRVQA, encoded by the coding sequence ATGACAGCCCGCCTCAGCGTGCGCGATCTCGCGCAGATCGCCATCTTCGCCGCCCTCATCGCCGCCCTCGGGTTCCCCGGCGCCATCGCCCTCGGCGCCAGCACGGTACCGATCACCTTCCAGACCCTCGGCGTGATGCTCGCCGGCGCCATCCTCGGCGCCCGCAAGGGCTTCCTGGCCGTGCTGCTGCTGCTCGCCCTGGCCGCGGCCGGGCTGCCACTGCTCTCCGGCGGGCGCGGCGGACTGGTCTGGTTCACCACCTCCCCCTCTGCCGGGTACCTCTACGGCTGGCTGCTGGGCGTCGTCGTGATCGGCCTCCTCACCTCACTGCTGCTGCCGCGCTACCCCTTCTGGCCCGCACTCGGCGCGACCGTTCTCGGCGGGATCGTGGCCGTCTACCTGATCGGCGTACCCGTCACGGCCATCAACCTGGGCCTGCCGCTCTGGGCCGCCCTGGTCGACGCCGCCAAGTTCCTGCCGGGCGATCTGGTGAAGGTCGTGGTCACGGTGCTCGTGGCCAAGCAGGTGCACCGCGCCTATCCCGGCCTCATCCCGCTGCGCAGGAAGTCGGTCAGCACTGAACCTGTGGACGGCAGCCGGGTCCAGGCGTGA